A window from Scheffersomyces stipitis CBS 6054 chromosome 7, complete sequence encodes these proteins:
- the TFB3 gene encoding RNA polymerase II transcription factor B subunit 3 (RNA polymerase II transcription factor B p38 subunit) (RNA polymerase II transcription factor B 38 kDa subunit) (go_component nucleus~go_process cell cycle) gives MPSKFQSLTISLDDRSKDMCPICKTDKYLSPNMNFLINPECYHKICESCVDRIFSLGPAPCPYASCGKILRKNRFKKQIFDDLRIEREIDIRKRVGSVYNKTEEDFDDLREFNKYLETIENIIFNLNYGIDAEETEADLVKYEQEHKLEILEKNMRQSQKNADLAAYQEAMERLKQEKLRIQKQMEVEDMEYQKQSQQDLLDKLTTGSASSTDEIIKQQQQNALKRSSLRRRELQQITNQLDQQFNKSNPLYKHAKELEENLKTPFTPFKGDRDLNKNYHLLPIPNDIDELMDIENHISDSYFDPYVNQLAKNKEYLGAGWRLQHVFEKALDEAFIGLGCFIEKEKATA, from the coding sequence ATGCCATCCAAGTTTCAGTCACTAACCATATCTCTAGATGACCGGTCCAAGGACATGTGTCCCATCTGTAAAACAGACAAGTACTTGTCTCCGAATATGAACTTTCTCATTAATCCAGAATGCTACCACAAAATTTGCGAGTCTTGTGTGGACCGTATATTTTCATTAGGTCCAGCTCCATGCCCGTATGCGAGTTGTGGGAAGATCTTGAGAAAGAACCggttcaagaaacagatcttTGATGATTTACGAATCGAGCGAGAAATCGATATCAGAAAGAGAGTAGGAAGTGTCTACAATAAGACAGAGGAGGACTTTGATGATCTTAGggaattcaacaaatactTAGAGACGATAGAGAATAtaatattcaatttgaattacGGAATCGATGCTGAAGAGACCGAGGCTGATTTAGTCAAATACGAACAAGAACATAAATTAGAGATattagaaaagaatatgCGTCAAAGTCAGAAGAACGCGGATTTGGCTGCTTATCAGGAAGCCATGGAAAGACTCAAGCAGGAAAAGTTACGAATTCAGAAACAAATGGAAGTAGAAGACATGGAGTACCAGAAACAGCTGCAACAAGATTTATTAGACAAGTTGACAACTGGCTCTGCTTCCAGCACTGACGAGATTAtcaaacaacaacagcaaaatGCATTAAAACGTTCTTccttgagaagaagagaattgcAACAGATAACCAACCAATTagatcaacaattcaataaGTCAAACCCGTTGTACAAGCATGCtaaggaattggaagaaaacttAAAAACACCATTTACACCATTTAAGGGTGATAGAGACCTAAACAAGAACTACCACTTATTGCCTATACCGAACGACATCGACGAGCTCATGGATATCGAAAACCACATCTCTGACAGCTACTTCGATCCATATGTAAACCAGCTAGCCAAGAACAAAGAGTACTTGGGAGCCGGCTGGAGATTGCAGCATGTATTTGAGAAAGCATTGGATGAAGCATTCATTGGATTGGGTTGTTTCATCGAGAAGGAAAAGGCAACAGCCTAG
- a CDS encoding predicted protein (go_component integral to membrane~go_function molecular function unknown) has product MHSRDWFLVFVGFFLPPVPVLVKRGLSSADFWINILLCILGYFPGLIHSYWIISQYPYRETYAALGGDGHNNRTDYGATVG; this is encoded by the exons ATGCATTCACGCGATTGGTTCCTTGTCTTCGTTGGCTTCTTCC TCCCTCCTGTCCCCGTTCTTGTCAAAAGGGGCCTTAGTTCTGCCgacttctggatcaacaTTTTGCTTTGTATCTTGGGCTACTTCCCTGGCTTGATCCATTCATACTGGATTATCCTGCAGTATCCATACAGAGAAACCTATGCTGCTTTGGGAGGCGATGGCCACAACAACAGAACCGATTACGGTGCTACCGTCGGTTGA
- a CDS encoding predicted protein (go_function metal ion binding), with amino-acid sequence MTGHQSPIWSRVVKIGVPIGVIFGLAYIDFASFYSLGYQEIYKHHSKGIAVALWVLGGFSQFVMFLYWILMFVIGPGKSPVFQPLNLYGTDDPNLIPCPDIFPCDEYGYPEYNSNARSIVTARTFYSKDMGYMVLKFDHFCLWIGTVVGETNYLFFMKYCQWFLTYFVVILIFLIRYTPSNIGRGGEINHNFIPLYVMCGMWILMIGALFGTHFYYIVINKVTLDQVSENQKRSFERWQNSHKDDKKKRPKPREETGWRYINVKKDNLRLVVQYGINDRVYDMGAKKNFINLVYNGNRNHGLEESFYTTQKYFVALAILFIPFVDIYNGFKYAKRPPIDPEIGSLQERKRMEFESYSCKLNDDFLQHVYGKIERKECYIAQYIRLPQEHQKPPEDEREPQKEASTEIKSETKSETGSEMVSPLKNSTESGSPRSSQQ; translated from the coding sequence ATGACTGGCCATCAGAGTCCGATATGGCTGCGCGTGGTCAAAATCGGAGTTCCTATAGGCGTAATATTTGGTCTAGCATACATTGACTTTGCTTCTTTTTACTCTTTGGGATACCAGGAAATCTACAAACACCATTCTAAGGGTATAGCCGTTGCATTATGGGTACTTGGAGGATTTTCACAGTTTGTAATGTTTTTGTATTGGATTCTCATGTTTGTCATTGGTCCAGGAAAGTCTCCTGTTTTCCAGCCACTCAACTTGTACGGAACAGATGATCCTAATTTGATACCATGTCCAGATATATTTCCCTGCGATGAGTATGGATACCCAGAATATAATTCCAATGCCAGATCGATAGTGACTGCTCGAACGTTTTATCTGAAAGATATGGGATATATGGTATTGAAGTTTGACCACTTTTGTCTCTGGATAGGCACTGTCGTAGGTGAAACTAActacttgttcttcatgAAGTATTGCCAGTGGTTTCTAACGTATTTCGTTGTAATATTAATTTTTTTAATCAGGTATACACCCCTGAACATTGGTCGTGGAGGTGAGATCAATCACAACTTCATCCCGCTATACGTGATGTGTGGAATGTGGATCTTGATGATTGGAGCTCTCTTTGGAACTCATTTCTACTACATTGTGATTAACAAAGTGACCCTAGACCAGGTCTCCGAGAACCAAAAAAGATCATTTGAAAGATGGCAGAATAGCCACAAGGAcgataagaagaaaagaccCAAACCTAGAGAGGAGACTGGATGGAGATATATTAATGTCAAGAAAGACAACTTGAGGTTAGTTGTACAGTATGGAATTAATGATAGAGTGTATGAcatgggtgcaaaaaagaacttcatcaatttgGTATACAATGGAAATCGTAACCACGGTCTAGAGGAGCTGTTTTATACCACTCAAAAGTATTTTGTTGCTCTTGCAATCTTATTCATTCCGTTTGTTGATATCTACAATGGTTTCAAATATGCAAAAAGACCTCCTATAGACCCAGAAATCGGTTcacttcaagaacgaaaacGCATGGAGTTTGAAAGCTATTCTTGTAAACTTAATGACGATTTTCTCCAGCACGTATATGGAAAAATCGAAAGAAAGGAATGTTACATAGCCCAGTATATAAGACTTCCACAGGAACATCAGAAACCACCGGAAGACGAAAGAGAGCCACAAAAGGAAGCATCAACGGAGATTAAATCAGAGACCAAATCTGAAACAGGCTCCGAAATGGTGTCTCCTTTGAAGAATAGTACAGAGTCAGGTTCTCCTAGATCTTCACAGCAATAG
- a CDS encoding predicted protein, giving the protein MDFIGEIVEHEIEAPSSTIDVEVGGFPDPSKSREKKVSRWKKRVQKKGTEDAAKPLRESANKVKNKNVVNDLTEAEKIHQENMDKIASMTEEEITHEREELLQGLDPKLIQSLLKRTESRIQKQADHVHGDSSNHGDHGHEHSEGYNGWIGGMRTKEGMSDLSQLDPEDVDKALGIKQLNIKDDFDIEKDNSSKASEKPKKSVTFNEVATVSYEDLDGGIELDPNGWEDVEDLHEMIPNIPHTNNENEIAPEEYQLLTEEEENRMDVHFPKPKPVDDLDLNDPDFYDKLHEKYYPDLPKETDKLSWMTKPLPKQTSTTYESVADMRFNFHGDLIELHDETSPQANPKNEIPTYMGLHHHAENPHLAGYTLAELAHLARSVVPSQRCVSIQTLGRILHKLGLHKYAGVSVEENDEEDKHFNENVREMVASFEKMLWDLIDQLRVIETITDAADEAKTKNLSVRNYAIEALWLWKKGGGRPEEYEQTE; this is encoded by the exons ATGGATTTCATAGGTGAGATTGTTGAGCATGAAATAGAAGCTCCATCTCTGACTATAGACGTTGAAGTTGGCGGATTTCCAGATCCATCTAAGtcaagagagaagaaagtctctagatggaagaagagagtacagaagaaaggaacGGAGGATGCTGCCAAACCTCTTCGAGAATCTGCAAATAAGGTGAAAAATAAAAATGTAGTAAATGATCTTACGGAAGCTGAAAAGATTCACCAGGAGAATATGGATAAAATTGCGAGTatgacagaagaagaaattacTCacgaaagagaagaacTCTTACAAGGGTTGGATCCTAAGTTGATCCAGAGTTTGCTTAAAAGAACTGAGTCTAGAATCCAAAAGCAAGCCGATCATGTTCACGGAGACAGTTCCAATCATGGTGACCATGGACATGAACATTCAGAAGGGTATAATGGGTGGATAGGAGGAATGAGAACCAAAGAAGGCATGTCTGATTTGTCGCAGTTGGATCCAGAGGATGTAGACAAAGCTTTGGGAATCAAACAGCTAAACATAAAAGATGATTTTG ATATAGAAAAAGACAATAGCCTGAAAGCAAGCGAAAAGCCTAAAAAGTCAGTGACATTCAACGAAGTAGCTACGGTAAGTTACGAGGACTTGGATGGTGGCATAGAGCTTGATCCCAATGGCTGGGAAGATGTAGAGGACCTTCATGAGATGATCCCCAATATCCCGCACACAAACAATGAGAACGAGATAGCTCCAGAGGAATACCAATTACtcacagaagaagaggaaaacAGGATGGATGTTCATTTTCCAAAACCTAAACCTGTAGATGATTTGGATTTGAACGACCCAGATTTCTATGACAAGCTTCACGAGAAGTATTATCCGGATCTCCCCAAAGAAACGGATAAATTGTCGTGGATGACGAAGCCTTTGCCCAAACAAACATCTACCACCTACGAGTCTGTGGCAGATATGAGATTTAACTTTCATGGTGACTTGATTGAACTACACGACGAAACGAGCCCACAAGCGAATCCCAAAAACGAGATTCCAACGTATATGGGGTTGCACCACCATGCAGAAAATCCTCATTTGGCAGGCTATACCTTGGCAGAACTTGCGCATTTGGCTAGATCTGTAGTTCCGAGCCAGAGATGTGTTAGCATCCAAACTCTCGGCAGAATTCTTCACAAGTTAGGCTTGCACAAGTACGCTGGTGTATCCGTAGAAGAAAACGACGAAGAGGATAAACATTTTAATGAAAACGTCAGAGAGATGGTAGCAAGTTTCGAGAAGATGTTATGGGACTTAATCGATCAACTTCGTGTTATAGAAACTATTACAGACGCTGCAGACGAAGCCAAGACGAAAAATTTATCTGTGAGGAACTATGCTATCGAAGCATTATGGTTGTGGAAGAAGGGCGGAGGTAGACCTGAAGAGTATGAAcaaactgaa
- the RMT2 gene encoding arginine methyltransferase, whose translation MSDLHDLCRFAERPITSKYVDQLNFYLRSGIPATYTIEEAYNYTNDIAAEPTTTTTPLHLICTHVPENATAEELKVVDTMVQTLFEYGAGWCLSDVNNDTPGCILIKRKLNHLNIYTQIVDSGVRAELLLRKVGEFDMEIIEDTDDLDHDRFGEVPELVEEKAEQIEQPKSDEKPDPEESNKSNQQSYLNTKLEYVDNALITKDRKDGVMMAWETDLMRLGCESLFKGSIIEDNEEDSEINILNIGFGMGIIDTMINEKNPTKHYICEAHPDVLAKLKADGWYDKKNVVILEGRWQEQLDKLLSSGEVYFNGIYYDTFSEHYSDMLELFDYVVGLLKPYGVFSFFNGLGADRQVVYEVYKKLSELDLANYGLQCTFTSVEVPKETLQENDKSVWDDVKRSYWSCPVYYHPEARFIDL comes from the exons ATGTCGGACTTGCACGATTTATGCCGATTCGCTGAAAGACCCATTACCAGCAAGTATGTGGACCAATTAAACTTCTATCTTAGACTGGGAATTCCAGCTACTTATACCATTGAAGAGGCTTACAACTATACAAATGACATAGCAGCCGAACCAACCACCACTACAACTCCTTTGCATCTCATTTGCACCCATGTTCCAGAGAACGCaactgctgaagaattaaaAGTAGTTGACACTATGGTGCAAACTTTGTTTGAGTACGGGGCTGGGTGGTGTTTGAGCGATGTCAACAATGATACTCCAGGATGTATACTTATTAAGAGGAAGTTGAATCATTTGAATATCTACACGCAAATAGTGGATTCTGGTGTTAGAGCAGAGCTCTTGTTACGAAAAGTGGGAGAGTTCGATATGGAAATAATAGAAGATACGGACGACTTGGACCACGATCgttttggagaagttccTGAATTGGTAGAGGAAAAAGCAGAACAAATCGAACAACCAAAGAGCGACGAAAAACCGGATCCTGAAGAGTCCAACAAATCT AATCAACAGTCGTACCTTAACACCAAATTGGAATATGTCGACAATGCCTTGATCACAAAAGATAGAAAAGATGGTGTCATGATGGCATGGGAAACTGATCTCATGAGATTGGGCTGTGAATCTCTTTTCAAAGGTTCAATAATAGAagacaacgaagaagattcagagATCAACATCCTCAACATTGGTTTTGGAATGGGGATAATCGATACTATGATCAACGAAAAGAATCCTACCAAGCACTACATCTGTGAAGCTCATCCTGATGTTcttgccaagttgaaggcgGACGGCTGGTACGACAAGAAAAATGTAGTTATCTTGGAAGGTAGATGGCAAGAAcaattggacaagttgTTGTCTTCTGGTGAGGTTTACTTCAATGGTATTTACTACGATACATTTTCAGAACATTACCTGGAcatgttggagttgtttgATTACGTTGTTGGATTATTGAAGCCCTATGGTGTAttttcgttcttcaacGGTTTGGGTGCCGATAGACAAGTAGTATACGAAGTCTACAAGAAATTGCTGGAACTTGATTTAGCAAACTATGGCTTACAATGTACATTCACCTCAGTTGAAGTTCCCAAAGAAACATTGCAAGAAAACGACAAGAGTGTTTGGGATGACGTCAAAAGATCTTACTGGTCCTGTCCCGTATACTACCATCCCGAGGCTCGCTTCATAGACTTATAG